The Corynebacterium simulans genome contains a region encoding:
- the rbfA gene encoding 30S ribosome-binding factor RbfA, whose protein sequence is MVDHARAARMAKRIQEIVASAIEREIKDRRLEMVTITDTRVTGDLHDATVYYTVRGKDIDSEPDFDKAAEALNRAKGQLRKIVGDQLSVRFTPTLAFEVDTVPEASAHMEDLLERARARDAELAKLKANAKPAGDANPYKDSDREEA, encoded by the coding sequence ATGGTTGACCACGCGCGTGCTGCACGAATGGCCAAGCGTATTCAGGAAATCGTGGCGAGTGCTATCGAACGCGAGATCAAGGATCGTCGCCTCGAGATGGTGACCATCACCGATACTCGCGTCACGGGCGATCTCCACGATGCCACTGTTTACTACACCGTGCGCGGCAAGGACATCGACTCCGAGCCAGACTTCGACAAGGCAGCAGAGGCACTCAACCGCGCGAAGGGCCAGCTGCGCAAGATTGTGGGCGATCAGCTCTCCGTGCGCTTTACCCCGACGCTCGCCTTCGAGGTCGATACCGTTCCGGAGGCTTCCGCCCACATGGAGGATTTGCTGGAGCGCGCCCGCGCCCGCGATGCGGAGCTTGCCAAGCTGAAGGCCAACGCGAAGCCGGCTGGAGACGCAAACCCATACAAGGATTCCGATCGGGAAGAGGCCTAG
- a CDS encoding YlxR family protein: MSLRQPQSDPHVRIRTCIATRRRFPDTQLLRVVVDRDDPSGRRVVADPRRRLPGRGAWISPELSALELAERTRAFRRALRLSTDVDTGHVREYLEKLAKAGES, from the coding sequence ATGTCACTGAGACAACCACAGTCAGACCCTCACGTACGTATTCGTACCTGTATTGCTACGCGCCGCCGCTTTCCCGATACGCAGCTATTGCGTGTTGTCGTTGACCGCGATGACCCAAGCGGCCGACGTGTCGTGGCGGATCCGCGGCGCCGCCTTCCCGGAAGGGGAGCCTGGATTAGCCCGGAACTTTCTGCATTAGAGCTGGCGGAGCGCACCCGAGCATTTCGGCGCGCGCTTCGGTTATCCACTGACGTGGATACAGGTCACGTACGTGAGTACCTGGAGAAGTTGGCGAAAGCCGGCGAATCATAG
- a CDS encoding nucleoside hydrolase — MKVILDLDTGIDDALALAYALAHPDLELIGVTVTYGNVPVELGVRNTLVLLELLGAGGVPVFAGAQSAGFQVKPISAFIHGRNGIGDVLLPPPRGRAQKESAVEFLCRAARKHGQELVIIPTGPSTTIAAALKAEPALADTRIVMMGGALTVPGNVTTWSEANVAQDPAATDFLFRTARDVTMVGLDVTLQTLLTTAETRQWRGLGTRAGRVYADMLDYYIRAYAAIEPDLGGCGLHDPLAVAVAADPRLVTCFDTNLVCETTGTTPGRTIGDVARMKEPHKAAHVAVEVDAPRFVAELMDKLDSLLQ; from the coding sequence ATGAAGGTCATTTTGGATCTCGATACCGGGATCGACGATGCCTTAGCGCTGGCCTATGCGCTGGCGCATCCTGACCTTGAGCTCATCGGCGTGACGGTGACTTATGGCAACGTGCCTGTGGAGCTGGGCGTGCGCAATACCTTGGTTTTGCTGGAGCTGCTCGGCGCGGGCGGCGTCCCGGTCTTTGCCGGTGCGCAGTCGGCGGGATTCCAGGTCAAGCCAATTTCCGCATTCATCCATGGCCGCAATGGCATTGGCGACGTCCTGCTTCCGCCGCCGCGCGGGCGCGCGCAAAAAGAATCCGCGGTGGAGTTCTTGTGCCGTGCCGCGCGGAAGCACGGTCAGGAACTGGTGATTATCCCGACTGGGCCGTCCACCACGATTGCGGCGGCGCTGAAAGCTGAGCCGGCACTCGCGGATACTCGCATCGTCATGATGGGCGGCGCCCTGACCGTGCCGGGCAACGTCACCACCTGGTCTGAGGCCAATGTGGCGCAGGACCCCGCTGCCACGGACTTCCTCTTCCGCACTGCACGCGATGTCACGATGGTGGGCTTGGATGTCACGCTGCAAACGCTTCTGACCACTGCGGAGACCCGGCAGTGGCGTGGGCTCGGTACACGGGCCGGACGCGTTTATGCGGACATGCTCGACTATTACATCCGCGCCTACGCCGCCATCGAACCGGACCTTGGCGGTTGTGGCCTGCATGATCCGCTCGCGGTGGCCGTGGCGGCAGACCCTCGCCTGGTCACCTGCTTCGATACCAACCTGGTCTGTGAAACCACTGGCACGACCCCTGGCCGCACCATCGGCGACGTTGCCAGGATGAAAGAACCACACAAGGCTGCCCACGTGGCAGTAGAGGTGGATGCCCCGCGCTTCGTGGCCGAGCTGATGGACAAGCTCGATTCGCTTCTGCAATAG
- a CDS encoding DHH family phosphoesterase, with protein MRRADYQGAADALIEASSICIITHLRPDADAIGSAAALNLALRQRGKQTRTVIGQERPFSNNLFTIPASDEIELVNTLPKGYDLYVTVDCGSIDRTGALMGELEKMAGTGRVLCIDHHASNRGFGSINLIDPECESTTVVLLDVLDMLSVQIDRGIAHCLYAGLVTDTGSFRWGRPVMHDIAARLMFYGLDTKQIAVDLMDSNTADDVQMVGRVLSGLRIIEAGEHRLGTLIVPVEEVQSHSDSAVESMVDFVRALKGTDMGVVFKEQRAGVWAVSLRSSTVNCAQVALMFDGGGHIPAAGYTALGKPEEIIAHLVDALANYDEENAVGE; from the coding sequence GTGCGCCGCGCTGATTATCAAGGCGCCGCCGACGCCTTGATAGAAGCGAGCAGCATCTGCATCATTACGCACCTGCGCCCCGATGCGGATGCTATCGGCTCTGCCGCCGCGTTGAACCTGGCGTTGCGCCAGCGGGGCAAGCAGACCCGCACCGTCATCGGCCAGGAACGCCCGTTTTCGAACAATCTCTTCACCATCCCTGCCTCCGACGAGATTGAGCTCGTCAACACCCTGCCAAAAGGCTATGATCTTTATGTCACGGTGGACTGCGGTTCCATCGACCGCACCGGCGCTCTCATGGGGGAGTTGGAGAAGATGGCAGGCACCGGCCGGGTTCTGTGCATCGACCACCACGCATCGAACCGCGGTTTCGGTTCCATCAACCTGATTGATCCGGAGTGCGAGTCCACCACTGTGGTGCTTCTCGACGTCCTCGATATGCTCTCCGTGCAGATCGATCGTGGGATTGCGCATTGCCTTTATGCCGGTCTGGTTACCGACACCGGCAGCTTCCGCTGGGGTCGGCCAGTCATGCACGACATCGCTGCCCGCCTGATGTTCTATGGGCTCGATACCAAACAGATCGCAGTGGATCTGATGGACTCCAATACTGCCGACGACGTGCAGATGGTCGGCCGCGTGCTGTCTGGTCTGCGCATCATCGAGGCCGGCGAGCACCGCCTCGGCACGCTTATTGTGCCCGTTGAGGAAGTACAGTCGCACTCCGATTCTGCCGTGGAATCCATGGTGGACTTCGTGCGCGCGCTCAAAGGCACTGACATGGGCGTGGTGTTCAAAGAGCAACGCGCGGGAGTCTGGGCGGTGTCGCTGCGTTCTTCCACCGTTAACTGCGCGCAGGTGGCGCTCATGTTCGACGGCGGCGGGCACATCCCGGCGGCCGGCTATACGGCCCTGGGCAAACCAGAAGAAATCATTGCTCATCTCGTCGACGCACTTGCCAATTACGACGAAGAAAATGCTGTAGGGGAGTAA
- the truB gene encoding tRNA pseudouridine(55) synthase TruB → MTDALANSGLVVVDKPQGMTSHDVVGRLRRIFHTRKVGHAGTLDPMATGVLVVGLERGTKFLAHMVASTKSYDATIRLGMATHTDDAEGERTWGEPASELDMEQVNKEVTALTGDIMQRPAAVSAIKIDGKRAHERVREGEEVEIPARPVTVGRFDILAHRIEGEYLDLDVTVDCSSGTYIRSLARDLGEALGVGGHLTALRRTEVGPFKLDDARTLDELADAPALSLSLDEALARSYPVLQVTEDEAKALAMGKWLEPRRLKGTYAAVDPDGRSIALIKEKGKRLATIFVARPSTL, encoded by the coding sequence ATGACTGATGCGCTCGCAAATTCTGGCCTGGTGGTAGTGGACAAACCGCAAGGCATGACCTCACACGATGTGGTGGGCCGCCTCCGCCGCATATTTCACACCCGCAAGGTGGGCCACGCAGGCACCCTCGACCCGATGGCCACCGGCGTTTTGGTGGTCGGTTTGGAACGCGGCACCAAGTTCCTCGCGCACATGGTCGCGTCAACCAAGTCCTACGACGCCACCATTCGCCTTGGCATGGCGACGCATACTGACGACGCCGAGGGCGAGCGCACCTGGGGCGAGCCTGCAAGCGAACTCGATATGGAGCAGGTCAATAAAGAGGTCACAGCTCTCACCGGTGACATCATGCAGCGCCCCGCTGCGGTCTCTGCAATCAAGATCGACGGAAAGCGCGCCCACGAGCGCGTGCGCGAGGGCGAAGAGGTAGAAATCCCCGCCCGCCCGGTTACGGTCGGCCGCTTCGACATCCTCGCCCACCGCATCGAAGGTGAGTACCTGGACCTCGACGTCACCGTTGATTGCTCGTCTGGCACCTATATTCGCTCCCTCGCCCGCGACTTAGGTGAGGCGCTCGGCGTGGGCGGTCACCTCACCGCCCTGCGCCGCACGGAGGTGGGGCCATTTAAGCTTGACGACGCCCGCACCCTCGACGAGCTCGCTGACGCTCCGGCCCTATCGCTTAGCCTCGACGAGGCGCTCGCCCGCTCCTACCCTGTCCTTCAGGTCACCGAAGACGAGGCAAAGGCGCTCGCCATGGGCAAATGGCTCGAGCCGCGCCGGCTAAAGGGCACCTATGCGGCGGTAGATCCTGATGGTCGCTCGATTGCGCTCATCAAGGAAAAAGGAAAGCGCCTGGCCACGATCTTCGTGGCCCGCCCGTCGACGCTTTAA
- the rpsO gene encoding 30S ribosomal protein S15, whose protein sequence is MALSTEKKAEILKEYGLHETDTGSPEAQIALLTSRINTLTEHLKFHKHDHHSRRGLLLMVGRRRGLLKYLAANDIDRYRDLISRLGLRR, encoded by the coding sequence ATGGCTTTGAGCACTGAGAAGAAGGCAGAGATCCTCAAGGAGTACGGCCTGCACGAGACCGATACCGGCTCCCCAGAGGCACAGATCGCTCTGCTGACCTCCCGTATCAACACCCTGACCGAGCACCTGAAGTTCCACAAGCACGATCACCACTCCCGTCGTGGTCTGCTGCTGATGGTCGGTCGTCGCCGCGGCCTGCTGAAGTACCTCGCAGCTAACGACATCGATCGTTACCGTGACCTCATCTCCCGCCTGGGCCTGCGCCGCTAA
- a CDS encoding 4'-phosphopantetheinyl transferase family protein, which produces MLEPHLFPDTARYCYVRTDAALTDLVNYTQLDPEEQSLVSQAVDVRKAEFGDARWCAHRALQELGCASQEPIMRGERGMPLWPHGYTGSMTHTEGLRAAVAAPIKHVRSMGLDAEPAEPLPDHVLTMIARAGEMAQLTQLADAGIACPDRLLFCAKEATYKAWFPMTHRWLDFDQAEIDLRLDGTLISYILARPTPVPLISGRWIIRDGFVIVSTVVPAVGF; this is translated from the coding sequence ATGCTGGAACCACACCTGTTCCCAGATACCGCCCGCTACTGCTACGTGCGCACCGACGCTGCGCTTACGGATTTGGTGAATTACACGCAGCTGGATCCGGAGGAGCAATCCTTGGTCTCCCAGGCAGTTGACGTGCGCAAGGCGGAATTCGGAGACGCCCGCTGGTGCGCGCATCGCGCTTTGCAGGAGCTGGGCTGTGCAAGTCAGGAGCCCATCATGCGCGGCGAGCGGGGCATGCCGCTGTGGCCACACGGCTATACCGGTTCCATGACGCATACAGAGGGGCTGCGCGCGGCGGTAGCGGCTCCGATTAAACATGTGCGCTCCATGGGCCTCGATGCCGAACCCGCCGAGCCATTGCCCGATCACGTGCTGACCATGATTGCGCGCGCAGGGGAGATGGCGCAGTTAACGCAGCTTGCCGACGCCGGAATCGCCTGCCCCGATCGCCTCTTGTTCTGCGCCAAGGAAGCCACATACAAGGCGTGGTTTCCCATGACACATCGCTGGCTGGACTTCGACCAGGCAGAGATCGACCTGCGCCTCGATGGCACCTTGATCTCCTATATCTTGGCCCGGCCGACCCCCGTGCCGCTGATTAGTGGCCGCTGGATTATCCGCGATGGCTTCGTCATCGTCTCCACGGTCGTTCCCGCGGTGGGCTTTTAG
- the infB gene encoding translation initiation factor IF-2, translating into MPGKLRVHELAKQLGVTSKELLATLKEQGEFVKTASSTIEPPVVKKMRAHYEAQSGGEKLAGEKSAEKKPAANKAAKDAKSAKAAGAAKAEKPAANAPKPGAPKPGAPKPGAAKPGAAKPGPKGGQKPQANGADKSASKSAPKPGAERPNPGNAMPRPMPKPGGTRRVANNPFSTGGGEGGRPGPRPGGSKGQRPGGKPGDNRGGKGGGRSGQGEGNQRQGQGGGRRPSPAMMPSHPNPAAMPSKSSNGGGGGRGRGGRGQGGPGGPGGPGGFRGGGRGGRRGGTAGAFGRPGGAPRRGKKSKRQKRHEFEEQQKHEVGGVRLPDGKGKTIRLRRGASLADFAEKIGADPAALVQALFNLGEMVTATASVSEETLQLLGAEIHYDVQVVSPEDEDRELLESFDLKFGEDEGGEEALENRPPVVTVMGHVDHGKTRLLDSIRKTNEREGEAGGITQGIGAYQTTVELEDGERTITFLDTPGHEAFTAMRARGAKSTDLAILVVAADDGVMPQTVEAINHAKAADIPVVVAVNKIDKPEASPDKIRGQLTEYGLVPEEYGGDTMFVDISAKQDLHIDSLLEAVILTADAALELTANPEMDAQGVAIESHLDRGRGPVATVIVQRGTLRVGDSIVVGDAHGRVRRMLDEFGNDVEEAGPSRPVQVQGLNGVPGAGDNLLVVEDDRVARQIAAQRDARKRSALQAKARKRVSLEDLDAVLKETSTLNLILKGDNAGSVEALEDALLDIEIDDEVQLNIIDRGVGAVTQTNVSLAAASDAIIIAFNVRAEGKATEEANAEGVDIRYYTIIYRAIEEVEAALKGMLKPIYEERDTGAAEIRALFKSSAVGTIAGCMVTEGKVKRNGKVRLVRDGNVITSDAKIESLRHEKDDANEINAGYECGMVLSYPDIQVGDQIQAYEEVEVPRT; encoded by the coding sequence GTGCCCGGAAAGCTACGTGTTCACGAGCTCGCAAAGCAGCTCGGAGTAACCAGCAAGGAACTACTCGCTACGCTCAAGGAGCAGGGCGAATTCGTCAAGACTGCTTCTTCTACCATTGAACCTCCAGTGGTAAAGAAGATGCGCGCCCATTACGAGGCGCAGTCCGGCGGCGAGAAGCTGGCCGGTGAGAAGTCGGCAGAGAAAAAGCCTGCCGCAAACAAGGCTGCCAAGGACGCTAAGTCAGCTAAGGCTGCAGGCGCTGCCAAGGCAGAAAAGCCTGCAGCTAACGCGCCAAAGCCAGGCGCACCGAAGCCAGGCGCCCCGAAGCCGGGAGCTGCCAAGCCAGGTGCTGCTAAGCCGGGCCCGAAGGGTGGCCAGAAGCCACAGGCAAACGGCGCGGACAAGTCCGCTTCTAAGTCTGCCCCGAAGCCGGGCGCAGAACGTCCAAACCCAGGCAACGCTATGCCTCGCCCCATGCCGAAGCCGGGCGGCACCCGCCGCGTGGCCAACAACCCGTTCTCCACGGGTGGTGGCGAGGGCGGCCGTCCAGGACCACGTCCGGGCGGCTCCAAGGGCCAGCGTCCTGGCGGTAAGCCAGGCGATAACCGCGGCGGCAAGGGCGGCGGACGCTCGGGCCAGGGCGAGGGCAACCAGCGTCAGGGGCAGGGCGGCGGTCGTCGTCCATCGCCGGCCATGATGCCTTCGCATCCAAACCCGGCAGCCATGCCGTCTAAGTCCTCCAACGGTGGCGGCGGTGGCCGCGGCCGCGGTGGGCGTGGCCAGGGTGGACCAGGCGGTCCAGGTGGCCCAGGCGGCTTCCGCGGTGGCGGACGCGGCGGACGTCGCGGCGGTACCGCAGGTGCATTCGGCCGTCCAGGTGGCGCACCGCGTCGCGGCAAGAAGTCGAAGCGTCAGAAGCGCCATGAGTTTGAAGAGCAGCAGAAGCATGAGGTAGGCGGCGTACGCCTGCCTGACGGCAAGGGCAAGACCATTCGTCTGCGCCGCGGTGCTTCCTTGGCTGACTTCGCAGAGAAGATTGGCGCAGATCCGGCAGCACTGGTGCAGGCACTGTTCAACTTGGGCGAGATGGTTACCGCAACCGCCTCCGTTTCCGAGGAAACCCTGCAGCTGCTCGGCGCTGAGATTCACTACGACGTCCAGGTCGTCTCCCCAGAGGACGAGGACCGTGAGCTGCTCGAGTCCTTCGACCTGAAGTTCGGTGAGGACGAAGGCGGCGAAGAGGCGCTGGAGAACCGTCCTCCAGTTGTTACCGTCATGGGTCACGTCGACCATGGTAAGACCCGCCTTTTGGACTCCATCCGTAAGACCAACGAGCGCGAGGGCGAGGCCGGCGGCATCACCCAGGGCATCGGTGCATACCAGACCACCGTTGAACTGGAAGATGGCGAGCGCACCATCACCTTCCTAGATACCCCGGGTCACGAGGCGTTTACCGCTATGCGTGCACGCGGTGCGAAGTCCACTGACTTGGCAATCCTGGTTGTCGCAGCAGATGACGGCGTCATGCCGCAGACCGTTGAGGCAATCAACCACGCCAAGGCTGCGGACATCCCAGTCGTGGTTGCAGTCAACAAGATCGATAAGCCAGAGGCTTCCCCGGACAAGATCCGTGGCCAGCTCACCGAGTACGGCCTGGTGCCGGAGGAATACGGCGGCGACACCATGTTCGTCGATATCTCTGCAAAGCAGGATCTGCACATCGACAGCCTGCTTGAGGCAGTCATCCTGACTGCTGATGCAGCGCTTGAACTGACTGCGAACCCAGAGATGGACGCACAGGGCGTTGCCATCGAGTCTCACCTCGACCGTGGCCGCGGCCCGGTTGCCACCGTCATCGTCCAGCGCGGTACCCTCCGCGTTGGTGACTCCATCGTCGTTGGCGATGCGCACGGCCGTGTCCGCCGCATGCTTGACGAGTTCGGTAACGACGTCGAAGAGGCTGGTCCGTCCCGACCGGTTCAGGTCCAGGGCCTCAACGGTGTTCCGGGTGCCGGCGACAACCTGCTCGTGGTGGAAGATGACCGCGTGGCACGCCAGATTGCTGCACAGCGTGATGCTCGTAAGCGTTCCGCTCTGCAGGCAAAGGCTCGCAAGCGCGTCTCTCTCGAGGATCTGGATGCAGTTCTCAAGGAGACCTCGACCCTCAACCTCATCCTCAAGGGCGACAACGCCGGTTCGGTGGAAGCCCTGGAAGATGCGTTGTTGGACATCGAGATCGACGACGAGGTACAGCTCAACATCATCGACCGTGGCGTTGGTGCTGTAACCCAGACCAACGTCTCCCTGGCAGCGGCTTCCGACGCAATCATCATCGCCTTCAACGTTCGCGCTGAGGGTAAGGCAACTGAGGAAGCTAACGCCGAGGGCGTGGATATCCGCTACTACACGATTATCTACCGCGCCATCGAAGAGGTCGAGGCTGCTCTCAAGGGTATGCTTAAGCCAATCTACGAGGAGCGCGACACCGGTGCTGCGGAAATCCGCGCGCTGTTCAAGTCCTCCGCTGTCGGCACCATCGCGGGCTGCATGGTCACCGAGGGCAAGGTCAAGCGCAACGGCAAGGTCCGCCTCGTTCGCGATGGCAACGTCATCACTTCCGACGCCAAGATCGAGTCCTTGCGCCACGAAAAGGACGACGCAAACGAGATCAACGCCGGCTACGAGTGCGGTATGGTCCTGTCCTACCCAGACATCCAGGTGGGCGACCAGATCCAGGCCTACGAAGAGGTCGAGGTTCCGCGTACCTAG
- a CDS encoding MATE family efflux transporter, producing the protein MSAGEVFRLAFPALGVLAAMPLYLLLDTAVVGRLGAHQLAALGAAATIHTVVTTQLTFLSYGTTARASRLFGAGKKDEAVAEGVQATYVAIGVGMTLAVIMWLGAGHFARWLTGNPETAQDTALWLRIAAFAIPLNLIEMAGNGWMRGVQNTVKPLLFTLAGLIPGAIAVPVFVHQWGLAGSAWATVLGMAIMATLFLRELHREHVGSWRLQWGVVKRQLVLGRDLIVRSASFQVAFLSAAAVASRFGTAQLAAHQIMIQLWNFLSLVLDSLAIAAQALTGAALGAGSAKHARSVGTKVTFYSTAFALGLGAVLALGIGIIPALFTTDAVVLEVIRLPWLIMIAMVVLGGVVFALDGVLLGASDAAFLRTLTVVSVLCGFLPGVWAAYALGAGLPGVWCGLALFVFIRFLGVVYRFRSMRWAVV; encoded by the coding sequence GTGAGCGCTGGTGAGGTATTTCGCCTCGCGTTTCCGGCGCTCGGCGTGCTCGCTGCCATGCCGCTCTACCTGTTGTTGGATACGGCAGTGGTGGGCCGCCTCGGCGCGCATCAGCTGGCCGCACTCGGCGCTGCGGCGACCATCCACACGGTTGTCACCACCCAGCTGACCTTCCTTTCCTATGGCACCACGGCGCGTGCCTCCCGGCTCTTCGGCGCGGGCAAGAAGGACGAGGCCGTAGCCGAAGGCGTACAAGCTACCTACGTGGCCATCGGCGTGGGCATGACTTTGGCGGTCATCATGTGGTTGGGCGCAGGGCACTTTGCGCGCTGGCTAACCGGCAATCCAGAAACTGCCCAGGACACCGCGCTGTGGCTGCGCATCGCTGCCTTCGCTATCCCGCTCAATCTCATCGAGATGGCAGGCAACGGTTGGATGCGCGGCGTTCAAAACACCGTAAAACCGCTGCTTTTTACCCTGGCCGGCCTCATTCCTGGCGCCATCGCTGTGCCAGTGTTCGTCCACCAGTGGGGCCTTGCCGGCTCCGCCTGGGCCACCGTGCTGGGCATGGCTATCATGGCCACGCTATTTCTGCGCGAGCTCCACCGTGAGCACGTGGGGTCCTGGCGGCTGCAGTGGGGCGTCGTCAAGCGCCAGCTCGTGTTGGGCCGCGATCTCATCGTGCGCTCTGCCAGCTTCCAGGTGGCCTTCCTTTCGGCCGCCGCCGTGGCCTCCCGCTTCGGAACGGCCCAGCTTGCCGCGCATCAGATCATGATTCAGCTGTGGAACTTCCTGTCGCTTGTGCTGGATTCTCTGGCCATCGCCGCCCAGGCGCTGACCGGCGCGGCGCTCGGCGCGGGCTCAGCCAAGCATGCGCGCAGCGTCGGCACCAAGGTCACTTTCTACTCCACGGCCTTTGCACTCGGGCTCGGCGCAGTCTTAGCCCTGGGCATCGGCATCATTCCTGCGCTTTTCACCACCGATGCAGTGGTGCTCGAGGTCATCCGGCTGCCGTGGCTCATCATGATTGCCATGGTGGTTCTGGGAGGCGTGGTTTTTGCACTCGACGGCGTCCTGCTCGGCGCCAGCGATGCCGCCTTCCTGCGCACGCTGACCGTCGTTTCGGTGCTTTGTGGATTCCTGCCCGGCGTGTGGGCGGCCTACGCCTTGGGCGCGGGCCTGCCCGGCGTGTGGTGCGGCCTTGCGCTGTTTGTTTTCATCCGTTTCCTCGGGGTGGTCTATCGCTTCCGCTCGATGCGCTGGGCCGTGGTCTAA
- a CDS encoding metallophosphoesterase family protein encodes MATLWAVSDLHAAVRANSSRIDELYPQDPADWLIVAGDVAERTELVLRILTKLSRRYAKVIWVPGNHELFSRSQDRCQGRAKYDELVEGCREIGVVTPEDPYPVFGGVTIVPLFTLYDYSFRPPGTTVEGALERARERQIVMTDDFAIAPFVDVRAWCWDRLAYSIKRLSRVSGPTVLVNHWPLVQEPTLRMAWPEIALWCGTRHTHSWARRYNAQAVIYGHLHLPGRTNVDGVDHIEVSLGYPREWEAHGHLQQWPYPVLHSDEPASSALEEVR; translated from the coding sequence ATGGCCACCTTATGGGCGGTGTCAGATCTCCACGCGGCAGTGCGCGCCAATTCCAGCCGCATCGATGAGCTCTACCCGCAAGATCCTGCCGATTGGCTCATCGTGGCCGGTGACGTGGCCGAGCGCACCGAACTCGTACTGCGCATCCTCACCAAGCTTTCGCGGCGCTATGCCAAGGTGATCTGGGTGCCGGGAAACCACGAGCTCTTCTCGCGTTCCCAAGATAGGTGCCAGGGCCGCGCCAAGTATGACGAGCTGGTGGAGGGCTGCCGCGAAATCGGCGTGGTGACTCCGGAAGACCCATATCCCGTCTTCGGCGGCGTGACCATCGTGCCGCTGTTTACCCTTTATGATTACAGCTTCCGCCCACCCGGCACCACCGTCGAGGGTGCCCTAGAGCGTGCCCGTGAACGCCAGATTGTCATGACCGATGACTTCGCCATCGCTCCCTTCGTCGACGTTCGCGCCTGGTGCTGGGATCGCCTTGCCTATTCCATCAAGCGCCTTTCCCGGGTAAGTGGGCCTACGGTGTTGGTCAATCACTGGCCGCTGGTTCAAGAACCCACTCTGCGCATGGCGTGGCCGGAAATCGCCCTGTGGTGCGGCACTCGCCATACCCACTCGTGGGCGCGGCGCTATAACGCGCAGGCGGTCATCTACGGTCACCTGCATCTGCCCGGCCGCACCAACGTCGATGGGGTAGACCACATCGAGGTCTCACTGGGCTATCCCCGCGAGTGGGAGGCGCACGGACATCTCCAGCAGTGGCCCTATCCGGTCCTACACAGTGATGAGCCTGCGTCCTCGGCGCTTGAGGAGGTGCGCTAA
- a CDS encoding bifunctional riboflavin kinase/FAD synthetase, protein MVAVDIWYGIDSIPGDFGPTAVTIGVFDGVHRGHQQLINNAVSYARAEELRTVMVTFDPHPVAVFLPERAPLSVVTFERRLQLAEEMGIDAVLVIDFTKELVGTTPQNYVEDLIVGKLHARHVVVGENFTFGAGASGTADAMVEFGKTHGFSVDVVPLLDDAGVRICSTNIRANLAAGEIAKANWALGRHFSVTGPVVRGAGRGGKELGFPTANQYFPDSVAIPADGVYAGWFILEPAEAPVEGNMDHGMAYAAAISVGTNPTFGDEERSIESFVLDRDADLYGHVATVKFVDHLRDMVKFNSVEELLGAMAADVAKAREVLAEDAKACGWEKDEYFLQEG, encoded by the coding sequence ATGGTGGCCGTGGATATTTGGTACGGAATCGACAGCATCCCCGGTGACTTTGGCCCGACTGCGGTGACCATCGGCGTCTTTGACGGCGTACACCGCGGCCATCAGCAGCTGATCAATAATGCGGTGAGCTATGCGCGCGCGGAGGAATTGCGCACGGTGATGGTGACTTTTGATCCGCACCCCGTCGCGGTCTTCCTCCCGGAGCGCGCGCCGCTGTCCGTGGTGACGTTTGAGCGTCGCCTGCAGCTGGCGGAAGAGATGGGCATCGATGCGGTGCTCGTCATCGACTTCACCAAGGAGCTCGTGGGCACGACTCCGCAGAACTACGTTGAAGACTTGATTGTGGGAAAGCTGCATGCGCGTCACGTGGTCGTGGGGGAGAACTTCACGTTCGGTGCGGGCGCGAGCGGCACGGCGGACGCGATGGTGGAGTTCGGCAAAACCCATGGCTTTAGCGTCGACGTGGTGCCGCTGCTTGACGACGCCGGGGTGCGAATCTGCTCCACAAACATCCGCGCTAACCTGGCGGCGGGCGAGATTGCCAAGGCTAACTGGGCGCTTGGCCGCCACTTTTCAGTGACTGGCCCGGTGGTGCGCGGTGCCGGGCGCGGCGGCAAGGAGCTCGGTTTTCCCACCGCCAATCAGTACTTCCCGGACAGCGTGGCTATTCCGGCCGATGGCGTCTATGCGGGTTGGTTCATCCTGGAGCCGGCTGAGGCGCCCGTCGAGGGCAACATGGACCACGGCATGGCTTATGCGGCAGCGATCTCCGTGGGCACGAACCCGACCTTCGGCGACGAAGAACGTTCCATCGAGTCCTTCGTGCTGGATCGCGACGCCGATCTCTATGGGCACGTAGCCACGGTAAAGTTCGTGGATCATCTGCGCGACATGGTGAAGTTCAACTCGGTAGAAGAGTTGCTGGGGGCGATGGCTGCAGATGTGGCCAAGGCGCGTGAGGTCCTCGCCGAGGATGCTAAGGCATGCGGTTGGGAGAAGGACGAGTACTTTCTGCAGGAGGGCTAA